The Conger conger chromosome 15, fConCon1.1, whole genome shotgun sequence genome contains a region encoding:
- the foxb1a gene encoding forkhead box protein B1a produces the protein MPRPGRNTYSDQKPPYSYISLTAMAIQSCPEKMLPLSEIYKFIMDRFPYYRENTQRWQNSLRHNLSFNDCFIKIPRRPDQPGKGSFWALHPSCGDMFENGSFLRRRKRFKVMMTSDHLAPSKPSDAAHYLQQQAKLRLSALAASGTHIPQMPSYNLGVSQPSTFKHPFAIENIIAREYKMPGGLAFSTMQSMSAGYPLHNQLTTAWPHMYSTSVIDTAAPISMAGSDYSAYGVPIKSLCHGGQTLPAIPVPIKPTPASVPGLSALPAHIPAFLSNSPQSLSPTSPQTATSQSSPATPSETLTSPSALQSVAVH, from the coding sequence ATGCCTCGACCGGGGAGAAACACTTACAGCGACCAGAAGCCACCTTACTCCTACATCTCCCTTACTGCCATGGCTATCCAGAGCTGTCCGGAAAAGATGCTTCCTCTGAGCGAGATATACAAGTTTATCATGGACAGATTTCCGTATTACAGGGAGAACACTCAGCGATGGCAGAACTCTCTGCGGCACAACCTCTCTTTCAACGACTGCTTTATCAAAATCCCACGGCGACCGGACCAGCCGGGAAAGGGAAGTTTCTGGGCGCTTCATCCCAGTTGTGGGGACATGTTTGAGAATGGCAGTTTTTTGCGGCGTCGCAAACGCTTCAAGGTGATGATGACATCAGACCACTTGGCGCCCAGCAAGCCCTCGGACGCTGCCCATTACCTCCAACAACAAGCTAAACTCAGGCTCAGCGCCCTGGCAGCCTCCGGTACGCACATTCCCCAGATGCCCAGCTACAACTTGGGAGTGTCGCAGCCGTCAACTTTCAAGCACCCCTTTGCCATCGAGAACATAATTGCCAGAGAATACAAGATGCCAGGCGGGCTTGCGTTTTCCACCATGCAGTCCATGTCTGCCGGCTACCCTCTGCACAACCAGCTAACCACGGCATGGCCCCACATGTATAGCACCAGCGTGATAGACACGGCAGCACCCATTTCCATGGCGGGCAGTGATTATAGCGCTTACGGTGTGCCTATAAAGTCTCTTTGCCATGGTGGACAGACGTTGCCGGCCATTCCGGTGCCAATAAAGCCCACCCCGGCCTCAGTGCCAGGTCTTTCGGCGCTGCCAGCACACATTCCGGCTTTCCTGTCGAACTCTCCTCAGTCGCTCAGCCCTACTTCTCCTCAGACAGCTACCAGCCAAAGCAGCCCGGCTACCCCGAGCGAGACGTTGACGAGCCCCTCCGCgctgcagtctgtggctgtacACTGA